In a single window of the Myxococcus guangdongensis genome:
- a CDS encoding phosphatase PAP2 family protein, with translation MLRDVRPSFPILALTAVLALYPLTPALAQPAEDAPRLHELKFDWARDGVITGSAAVLWISSEALFKSDLAPATCRWCDRAPDGTDRLNGLDRWGRGLAGKTEASRHRAGQWSNIIGFGVLPVGVMGLQYALGRGSDGPSRFFAQDATIILESAMLSTLANQTVKFLVGRERPFVHVLPEDQKRLTEQPSDNNLSFYSGHTNLAFSLVVSAGTVAALRGYENQAWIWAVGLPLATSVGLLRMGADKHYLTDVATGAVLGAAFGVAVPLLLHGRTGGAESSATRRAPSAARLMPVAGARMAGISGVF, from the coding sequence ATGCTGCGCGACGTGCGCCCGTCCTTTCCCATTCTCGCACTCACTGCTGTCCTCGCTCTCTATCCGCTGACTCCGGCGCTGGCCCAGCCCGCGGAGGACGCCCCCCGTCTGCATGAGCTGAAGTTCGACTGGGCTCGCGACGGCGTCATCACCGGCTCCGCCGCGGTGCTCTGGATTTCGAGCGAGGCGCTCTTCAAGAGCGACCTGGCGCCCGCGACGTGCCGCTGGTGTGATCGGGCGCCGGACGGGACGGACCGACTCAACGGGTTGGACCGCTGGGGCCGGGGGCTGGCGGGAAAGACGGAGGCGTCGCGGCACCGCGCGGGGCAATGGAGCAACATCATCGGCTTCGGCGTGCTGCCCGTGGGTGTCATGGGCTTGCAGTACGCGCTGGGGCGGGGCTCGGATGGCCCCAGCCGGTTCTTCGCGCAGGACGCGACCATCATCCTGGAGAGCGCCATGCTGTCGACGCTGGCGAACCAGACGGTGAAGTTCCTGGTCGGCCGCGAGCGGCCCTTCGTCCACGTGCTCCCCGAGGACCAGAAGCGCCTCACCGAGCAACCCAGTGACAACAACCTGTCCTTCTACAGTGGTCACACCAACCTGGCCTTCTCGCTGGTGGTGTCCGCGGGCACCGTCGCCGCGCTGCGCGGCTACGAGAACCAGGCGTGGATCTGGGCCGTGGGGCTGCCGCTCGCCACGTCCGTGGGGCTGTTGCGCATGGGCGCCGACAAGCACTACCTCACCGACGTGGCCACCGGCGCGGTGCTGGGCGCGGCCTTCGGCGTCGCGGTGCCCCTGCTGTTGCACGGCCGCACTGGCGGCGCGGAGTCCAGCGCCACGCGTCGCGCCCCTTCCGCCGCCCGGCTGATGCCCGTCGCGGGCGCGCGCATGGCTGGCATCTCGGGCGTCTTCTGA